In the genome of Catalinimonas alkaloidigena, the window TTGATGCTTGCCAGCGACATCGCCAAACAGCGGGTCATGCTCTCGACCCTGATGAACCAGTCCGGCACACCGGCGTTCTCGATCGACACCACCCTGCAACTGCCCGAGCCGGTGCAGGTCGGCCTCGACTCCACCGACCTGTCGGCGGTGCGGAGCGACGTGCAGCGCATCAACCGTTCCATCCAGACCATGCAGCTGAACCTGGCCCGCGAAGGGCTGGAACGCAAACCCGATTTCCGCCTCAGCTTCAACCACATGACGCCCCGCGGCTTCGACCGTCCCAGCATGTTCACGGCGATGGCGATGGTGTCGATCCCGATTGCGCCGTGGTCGGCGGGCGGCTACCAGTCGAACGTGCGGGCGATGAACAGCGAAGTGATCGCCCTGCGGCGGGAGCGCGAAAACCTCTTGAACGAGGCGCGCGGACGGCTGCACTCCCTGGCACTGGAGCTGAACGCGAAGCGGCAGCAGGTGGAAAATTACCGCGACAAGATCCTGCCCGCCCTGCAAAAAAATTACGACGTCACGCTGCTGGCCTACGAAGAAAACCAGTCGGAACTGCCGCCGCTGATCGATGCCTGGGAGGCGCTCAACAGCATGCAACTCGACTACCTGGATCAACTCGAACAATTGTACCTACTGCGCATTCGCTATGAACAAGAACTGGAACGGTAAGCCATTCAACTGGGGATTCATCCTGTGGCTGGCGCTTTGGTTGGCAGCCTGCCAACCCGGCAACACACACGACCACGAGGGGCTGTATACCTGTCCGATGCACCCGCAGGTCATTCAGGAAGGACCGGGCAGTTGTCCGGTCTGCGGGATGGACCTGGTGCCGCAGGCAAGCGAGGGCGACGAAGCGCCGTTGCCCGAAGGCATAGCGCGGCTGAGTGAAGCCAGCGACGAAGCCATCGTCGGGCGCACCGCCACCATCCGGCCCAGCCGCATGTCGCAGAAAGCCACCCTGACGTTGGAAGGGAATGTCGTACCCGATCCGCGCCACGTCCACACGGTCCCCGCGCGGGTCGCCGGTCGCATCGAGCGGCTTTATGTGAAGTACCCGTACCAGTCCGTGCGGAAGGGCGAAAAACTGCTGGACGTCTACAGTCCCGAGCTGGTCACGGCCCAGAAAGAGCTGCTCTACGTCGCCAAGCAGCAGGACACGCAACTGATCGAGGCCGCGAAGCAGAAACTGCGTCTTTTGGGAACAACCGACAGACAGATCGATCGCCTGCTCCAGACCGGACAGCCCAGCTACACGGTTGCGCTGTACAGTCCCTACGACGGTTACGTAACCGATCTGAATGCCACCGCGCTGCCCGAAGTCAGACCCGCTGGCGCTGGCATGGCCACCGCAACTGGGATGGGCATGGGAAGCGCGGCCAGCCAACGTAACGACGGCGGTGCTGCACCGACGTTGAGTTTACGGGAAGGAAGTTATGTCTCGGTGGGG includes:
- a CDS encoding TolC family protein, which encodes MLLTLPAVAQTPVLTLDSVLAEVERSNPGLQQYDARARAMEQYAEGSTAWMPPMVGGGVFMFPYNLQTGEPGMMPSSYMLSVEQQIPNPAKQRARRDYYASRSAVEAAARAEAFNDLRTQAKEAYYRWVVLAQKQQVLEENERIIAFMLKVARLRYPYNQGPLAGIYEAEARQQQIQNEQLMLASDIAKQRVMLSTLMNQSGTPAFSIDTTLQLPEPVQVGLDSTDLSAVRSDVQRINRSIQTMQLNLAREGLERKPDFRLSFNHMTPRGFDRPSMFTAMAMVSIPIAPWSAGGYQSNVRAMNSEVIALRRERENLLNEARGRLHSLALELNAKRQQVENYRDKILPALQKNYDVTLLAYEENQSELPPLIDAWEALNSMQLDYLDQLEQLYLLRIRYEQELER
- a CDS encoding efflux RND transporter periplasmic adaptor subunit, with product MNKNWNGKPFNWGFILWLALWLAACQPGNTHDHEGLYTCPMHPQVIQEGPGSCPVCGMDLVPQASEGDEAPLPEGIARLSEASDEAIVGRTATIRPSRMSQKATLTLEGNVVPDPRHVHTVPARVAGRIERLYVKYPYQSVRKGEKLLDVYSPELVTAQKELLYVAKQQDTQLIEAAKQKLRLLGTTDRQIDRLLQTGQPSYTVALYSPYDGYVTDLNATALPEVRPAGAGMATATGMGMGSAASQRNDGGAAPTLSLREGSYVSVGQSLFQVVDPSRLWAEFLAPAADARQVEEGMPLQLLLGNGDTLATQVDFVQPFYQRGEPFARLRVYLHDVNARVAVGQLVRGRLTYTTPEQLWVPREAVVDLGAEAVVFRRKGDAFRPVPVTTGAMINGKRAILSGLEGDEWLAANAQMLVDSESFIQVNE